The genomic window GGTCATGGTCTATTGGGAGGGATGGGAAGCTACTAAGCGATACTGGACGTACGAAGTTAACTACACCGAACCACTCTTCGTGGTTGTGATTATGACGATAGCTTCCTCTCGTCCGCTTCTCCGTCTTGCCGAAAAGTCTTTGGAGCTCATAGCACGATTCGCTAACGATAGCGTTTGGGGTTGGTGGTTTTTGATCCTAACTTTTGGGCCCATTCTAGGATCTTTCTTAACGGAGCCAGCCGCAATGACGATTTCCTCGTTGCTTTTGGCCCACAAGGTTTATGAACTACAGCCGAAGCCAGCGCTTGCCTACGCGACCTTAGGCCTTCTTTTTGTGAATGTGTCGATTGGAGGAATGTTGACACCCTTTGCGGCCCCTCCTGTACTTATGGTTGCTCACCGATGGAACTTAACCCTGACAGATATGATGGGAAAGTTCGGATATAAAGCGCTGCTTGCCATCGTTGTATCCAATTTTTGTTACGCTCTGATTTTTGCCAGAGAGTTTGCTCGACTTGAGTGCTTACGGAAAGAACGTGTTCTTTCGGCTCAACACACCCATCCCAAACCTGTCCATCCGGTGCCTTCCTGGGTCACCCTGGTTCACCTCTGCCTCTTGGGTTGGACGATCGTTACGTCTCACGAGGCACCCCTTTTCTGTGGAGCCTTTCTTTTGTTCCTTGCCTTTACCGAGGCGACCCGACACTATCAGGCCCCGCTCTCGCTGCGCCGTCCCCTTATGGTCGGCTTTTTCCTTGCAGGACTTGCGCTTCACGGCAGCCTTCAGGGATGGTGGATCCGGCCACTTTTGGAAGGTCTTGACCGGTGGACCGCCATGCTGACGGCAACATTTCTTACCAGTTTTAATGATAACGCCCTGGTGACCTTCCTGGCAGCCCAAGTTCCGAATCTCCCGGAAGACTTGAAGCAGGCAGTTCTTGCAGGGGCGGTTACGGGAGGGGGTTTGACGGTGATCGCTAACGCTCCGAATCCCATTGGTCTAGCCTTGCTGCGGAGGTTTTTTCCGGACGGAGTTTCTCCCCTCGGGCTACTAGGAGCAGCCGCTTTTCCTACCGTAGTGGCAGGAGCCTGCTTCATGCTCTTGTGACGAAACAAGGTTAGCTACAAGCATCTGTCGGTATGACAACCCCCCGGCCAAGGCAGCCCGGAGGGCTAAAAGGCGACCTGATGGCAAAGAGGTGGCCAGCGACGTCTTGCCGGATGGGAAGAGACTCCTCAGATGGTAGCTTCGGAAGGTTGCTCGGTGTGACCGAAAGGAAAGAGCGATCACGGAAGCTTCCCCTTGCAGCCCAGTGGTGCCTGACTAGCAGTGGCTCAGTATCTCTGGCGATCGTCGCTTTTGACCCCTGCTCGACCAATCGGACTGATCCATTTTTTGCCGTCAGCCTCTCGACAACGTTTCGCCCAAAAAGGGGTTCCTCCCATACGTTGGCTTTATCTGGAGCTTCCAAACACGCAAGGACGGTCCTTGACGCCATCGCGCATCTCCCTCCTTTTCTGCCTTTCCTGGGCAATTCTCGCTCTCTTGCCTCCTCCCACCTTTTTTCGATCCCTTTTTATGGACCTATCCCGCTACCTCCCGCTCCGCTCCGACCTGTTTTGAGGGCAGCAGTTGGCTTCGTTTGTTGGGGCTAATCGAAACTCCCAGCCAGACGGGCTTCTCGCGTTCCGACATCTTCCAAGGCGCGCCTGCCTCGGCCAATATGCCGGTCGTTCCTCGCTGCGCGTACGGCTCTCCTTCCGCGGGAGACATCGGTCTATCCTCCTTCGTTGGCACAAGCCAGATGGCTCGCATTACCCCTTTTTTGGACTCCCGCCGCTACCTCCAACGCTCGCTCTGAGTGTTTCCGGCTGAAGGCATACATTCCGCCTGAGGATAACTTCCTCCCCACGGCACCGGACGATGCACACTTTTTCAGGACCACGCGCAAGCCCGGGGTGACAAACCGCAGACGGAACGGAACTCAAGGCTATTGCCCGCCGTCTCTACGTTGTACCGATAACGCTCGAACTCTTGGACCTAGCTGCCCCTTGGCTAGGGTCAGCCAGGGGAATGGTTCGGTAGCTCAAAAGGGTCCCTTTCCCCAAGGAGGGACTTGGGCAGCAGAGCATGGCACGATTCGTGCTTTTCGCGGTAGGAGAGGGTCTTGGGGCAACACAGAAGGTTAGCCTTTTTGTCGTGCGCCCAGCCCTCCTTTGGGAATGAAAAGAACACGAGGAGGTAATACGGTATGCGAAAACGAACGTTTTCCGATCTCTTTCGGTGGTGGAGCTTGCTTTTGGCTATAACGTTGGTTGTAGCCGGTTTCTCTGCAGTAGCCCGTGCACAGCAGGGGCAAACCACGCCGCAACCTGACTCCGTAGGCTATCCCCCTGGGCTAAACGCAGGGAGCTCAATTGATCTTACTTGGCCGATCCCAGCTGATCCCAAAAAACCCACCTTTGAAGAATTGGTCGCGAACGTTGCCCATAACAAAATCTCGGTCAACACGAACTGGACGCTCATTACAGGCTATCTGGTCATGTTCATGCAGGCGGGATTTGCCCTCGTAGAGGTGGGGTTCACGCGAGCCAAGAATGCTGCCCATACCATGAGCATGAATTTTCTCGTCTACTCGCTGGGTATGTTGGGCTTCTGGATTTTGGGTTTTGGCCTTATGTTCGGAGGCTACTGGAACGGGCCGGTACCCATCGGCTGGCAGCCCACCCTAGGACAGGGGCTTTCTCTGTTGAATGGTGAGTTTACCGTCAACCTCTTCGGCAAGCCATTTGGGCTTTTTGGTACCAAAGGGTTCTTTCTCAATCCTTCCGTCTTCGACACCGCCGTTTTCGCCCTGTTCCTTTTCCAAATGGTCTTCATGGACACCGCCGCAACGATACCCACGGGGGCCATGGCCGAACGATGGAACTTTAAGAACTTTTTCATCTACGGCTTTTGGGTGGGAATGATTCCCTACGCCCTCTTTGGCAACTGGGTTTGGGGAGGTGGTTGGCTAAGCCAGCTCGGCATGAACTTTGGTCTTGGGCACGGGCATGTGGACTTTGCGGGGTCCTCTGTGGTCCACGAATGCGGAGGAGTGATCGCTCTAGTGGGAGCTTGGCTACTCGGACCGAGATTGGGAAAATTTGGATCCGACGGCAAACCTCGTCCCATTCCTGGACACAATATTCCTTTTGCCATGCTCGGGACCTTCATCCTGGCCTTTGGGTGGTTCGGATTTAATCCAGGATCTACCTTGGCAGGAACCGATCTGCGCGTGGCAGTTATTGCTACCAACACCATGCTTGCATCCGCCGCCG from Candidatus Methylacidithermus pantelleriae includes these protein-coding regions:
- a CDS encoding ammonium transporter, encoding MRKRTFSDLFRWWSLLLAITLVVAGFSAVARAQQGQTTPQPDSVGYPPGLNAGSSIDLTWPIPADPKKPTFEELVANVAHNKISVNTNWTLITGYLVMFMQAGFALVEVGFTRAKNAAHTMSMNFLVYSLGMLGFWILGFGLMFGGYWNGPVPIGWQPTLGQGLSLLNGEFTVNLFGKPFGLFGTKGFFLNPSVFDTAVFALFLFQMVFMDTAATIPTGAMAERWNFKNFFIYGFWVGMIPYALFGNWVWGGGWLSQLGMNFGLGHGHVDFAGSSVVHECGGVIALVGAWLLGPRLGKFGSDGKPRPIPGHNIPFAMLGTFILAFGWFGFNPGSTLAGTDLRVAVIATNTMLASAAGAVAAALVMWIWFGKPDPSMMCNGMLAGLVAITAPCAFVNAQGAVLLGAIAGVLVVASVFFVERVLKVDDPVGAVSVHGTCGAWGVLSLGLFANGSYGAGWAGVHKLFKNGALQVIINDGSAETVKKYNELVAQGWTDQGVTGLLGPLFGASYADAGQFFAECIGALTCFVAVGALSFVWFKLSDRIIPMRSKPEAEVSGLDVPEMGAEAYPDYQVIDRSSPKVEPSAIPSAVP
- a CDS encoding putative Na+/H+ antiporter — its product is MHAWATALFLLAVVHTFLTPAVHRLSRWIDERHQARLGSKLRKDPVAWPNPESITARLLEFAAEVEAVFGIWAIPLFWVMVYWEGWEATKRYWTYEVNYTEPLFVVVIMTIASSRPLLRLAEKSLELIARFANDSVWGWWFLILTFGPILGSFLTEPAAMTISSLLLAHKVYELQPKPALAYATLGLLFVNVSIGGMLTPFAAPPVLMVAHRWNLTLTDMMGKFGYKALLAIVVSNFCYALIFAREFARLECLRKERVLSAQHTHPKPVHPVPSWVTLVHLCLLGWTIVTSHEAPLFCGAFLLFLAFTEATRHYQAPLSLRRPLMVGFFLAGLALHGSLQGWWIRPLLEGLDRWTAMLTATFLTSFNDNALVTFLAAQVPNLPEDLKQAVLAGAVTGGGLTVIANAPNPIGLALLRRFFPDGVSPLGLLGAAAFPTVVAGACFMLL